The following DNA comes from Winogradskyella sp. PG-2.
GACTAAAACCTTCAACATCTGGTGCAGTATATGGATTATTCTTAGTATCAAAATTGGCACCAACATAAACTGCTACAGCTGGTATAAGTGATTTCCATTGAAACTTTTTGTTATCATGATAGCTATATAAATTTGGTTTCGATTCTTCTGCATTTTTATAGGGATCATAGACTAAGTACTTAGCACCTAATGTAAAATTTCTAAAATTTGAGCGTTTATCTTTAACTGGAACATTAGCACTATTAAATGTGATATTGTCATTCTGATAAATACCATCTAACGAGAATTCTAGTTGTTCAAACAAAACACCATACCTAACCGCAAAGTCTAAACCAAACCCAGAAACTTCATAATTTAGTGGAACGTGTTCTTCACTTACACTAAATGCACCAGCTTCAAATTGAACAATTCCAGTACCAACAGAAAAAGCACTTTTGGATACACCAGGCCTATTCGAGTTAATGACCTCTGTATATTGAGCGTAGGTAGATGTAAAACTTAAGCTAATTAGTAAAACAAAAATTGATTTGAGAACTCTCATTTGGTTTTGGTTTAAATTCAAATATATATATTTTATACTTTTTTTAAGGAATAATAACGGATTATAAATGAGTATAATTGTATTTTTGATTATAATTTATTTTATGATACAAGAAGCTTCGGCCATGGGATTATTAAGAACTGTTTTAATTATATTGCTTGTTTACTTTGGTTTCAAGATATTAGCGCGTCTTTTTGCACCATTTCTTTTACGTTTTGTAGCGAAAAAAGCAGAGCATAAATTTGGTGAGCAATTTGGTGGATTTCAAAATCAGGCTAACCAAAGACAACAACAAAAACAGAAGGAAGGGGAGACCGTTATTGATAAAATACCTAATCAAAATAGAAAGTCTAATGATAAGGTAGGTGAGTATATTGATTATGAAGAGGTAGAGTAACAACTAATTCTAACTTTGATAACGATCAGACGCTAATCACTCGTGCCTTTCAAAAAAAATAACTACTTTTCAGAATCATTCAATTTAAAGTATTCTCATGTCATTTTCTTTTAAGCGTTTACTGCCACATATCTTAGTTTTAATAGGATTTGTAGTATTATCCTTAGCCTATTTCAGTCCAGTTTTACAAGGCAAAAAAATTAACCAAAGTGATATTATGCATTACATTGGTATGGCTCAGCAACAAAAAGAATTTGCAAAATCATCAGGAGAAGAGACGTATTGGACAAATAGTGCTTTTGGTGGTATGCCAACCTATCAATTAGGTGCAAAATACCCACATAACTATATTAAAAAGCTCGATTTAAGTTTGCGTTTTTTGCCAAGACCAGCAGATTACTTATTCCTTTATTTTATTGGCTTTTATATCTTATTATTATCCTTAAAAGTAGATTTTAAGCTCGCAGCATTAGGTTCACTGGCTTTTGGTTTTTCAACTTACATGATAATTATATTGGGAGTTGGTCATAACGCCAAGGCTCATGCAATCGCTTATATGCCTTTAGTTTTAGCAGGAATTATTCTCACTTTTAGAAAGAAATATATAGTTGGGTTCTTGTTGACTACTGTTGCTTTAGGCTTGGAAATTGTTGCGAATCATTTTCAAATGACCTACTATTTAATGCTACTTGTTATAGTTTTAGGTATAGCGTACTTGATTGATGCTTATCGTAAAAAACTAGTTCCTCATTTTTTTAAATCTGTTGGTTTATTATCTATTGCTGCTATCCTAGCTGTTGGATTAAATGCGACGAACATTATGGCTACACAAGAGTACGTCAAAGAAAGTTCGCGTGGTCAAAGTGATTTAACTATTAATGTAGATGGATCACCAAAAGAAGTGACATCTGGTTTGAGTAGAGATTATATTACAGAATATAGTTATGGAATTTTAGAGACTTTCAATCTTTATATTCCTAAGTTTATGGGAGGTGGAAATAGAGAAGATGTCGGAAAAGATTCGGAAACATATAAAGCCTATATAAATCTTGGAGCTTCACCTATTGAAGCATTAGATGCATCTAGGAATGCTCCAATGTATTGGGGCGATCAAACTATTGTTGAGGCACCAGCTTATGTAGGAGCCGTAATTATTTTTCTTTTTGTTCTTGGGTTATTTTTAGTTAAAGGAAGATTGAAGTGGTGGCTTGTTGGTGGAACGATTTTGTCTTTACTCTTGTCTTACGGCAAAAACTTTGGGTTTTTAACGGACTTATTTATTGACTATATACCACTTTATAACAAATTTAGAGCAGTAAGCTCTATACAAGTCATTTTAGAATTATGTATTCCTGTGCTAGGTATTTTTGCTTTAGTGCGCTTGTTCAATGATTTTGAAAAAGATGAAGAAAAATTTAAAGCTTTAAAGCATTCTGTCGCAATTACTGCAGGTTTGGCATTAATTTTTTTAGTATTTAAATCTACTTTATTCGATTTTGAAAGTTTCAGAGATGATCAATATATTCAAGCTTATGGACAGCCATTTATTGATGCTATAATTGAAGACAGGAAATCTCTTATGTCTGCTGATACACTTAGGACTCTGATATTAGTCCTACTTTCAGCTGGCACTATTTATTTATTCTTAAAAAAGAAATTGTCAGAAAAATTAGTAGTTATTGTATTTGCAGTTTTATTGCTTTTCGATTTAGTTAGTGTGGATAAAGAATATGTGAATAATGATAATTTTGTCTCTGCAATAAAGGTAGATAAACCTTACCAAGCCAATTCTGCCGATAAAGAAATTTTAAAGGACAAAGGCCATTACAGAGTCTTGGATATGTCGTCTGAAGGGCAAGGTAAACCAGGACGTGCAGCTTACTTTCATAATTCTTTATTTGGTTATAGTGCAGCACGAATGGGACGTTATAATGAGTTATTAGACTTCCATGTCTATAAGAATAACATGAATGTAATTAATATGCTTAACACTAAGTATATCATTGCTGAGGAGCAAGGACAGATTTTTCCATATACAAATACAGATGCAAATGGTAATGCTTGGTTTGTATCTAATACTAAAGTCGTAAATACTGCTAATGATGAGATAGTAGCTTTAGATAGTTTAAATACCAAAACTACTGCAGTATTAATACAATCAGTATTTTCAGAGAATGCATTAAAGTCTGCATATCAAGTTGATTCTACAGCATCAATTCAATTGAAAGAGCATAAACCAAATTATTTAAAATATGAATCGACTAATCCTAGTGATGGTCTTGCAGTATTTTCTGAGAACTATTACAAGCAAGGTTGGAATGCTTACATAGATGGAAAACTTGTACCTCATCTCAGAGTTAACTACGTTTTAAGAGCATTAGAAATCCCACAAGGAAAGCATACTATAGAATTTAAATTTGAAGCTCAAGTTGTTAAAACTGGAAGTAAAGTTGCTTTGGCAAGTTCAGTTATATTTGGGATTTTGCTATTGGTTGGGTTATTTTTTGAGGTTAAGAATAGTAGAACATGATCTTTGGCAAGATTTTTAACATGATTTTTGTCAATATTTTTTTGAATGAATAAATCTTCTGAAGACATATTAATCATAGAAAAAAAGATTTTTGAACTAAATAGTTTAGATAAAACTTTTAAAATTTTTGGCTCAGAGGATCATAAATATGAATTCAGTTCAAGTATTTCAGAAAATGAAGTTATTGAGTTTGAAAAAACACATAATATCATATTACCTAGTTCTTATCGTGAATTTATTTTGAAATTTGGAAATTCAGGTTGTGGACCGTATTATGGATTAATAAAGTTTAAATACGGTATTTTGAATATTCCTCATTCCCCTAAAGAATCTGAAATAATCAAACTTTCAAAAGAAATGAGATTTAATACATTTTGGAATCTTGAAGACTATTCAACAGAAAATTATCAAGAATGGGGGAATGAATATGATGATTCTAAATGGTCTGATGGAATGTTAAAAATTTGTCATGAAGGTTGTGGGTATTTTATAAATATAGTTATTACTGGAAAGGAGAGAGGTAATATGTGGTTAGATGCTAGAGTTTATGATGGAGGAATTTTTCCGGTTAATTATTACAAAGGGAAAGAAAAAACTAATTTCACGGTGTGGTATTTAGATTGGCTAAATCATTCTATAGATGAACTTTCTAGTAAAAAATAGATTCCTGATTTCTTAGGGATAAGAGAAATGAATAAAACAAAGGCTTTAATAATCTGTTACTATTGGCCACCAGCTGGTGGACCTGGTGTACAACGTTGGTTAAAATTTGTGAAGTACTTACCAGAGTTTGATGTTGAACCTATTGTATACTGTCCTGAAAAACCTAATTATCCTATTGTAGATGAGAGTTTAGTTGATGAAGTTCCTAAAAGCATAAAGATTTTAAAGCAACCAATTAGCGAGCCTTATGGTTTGGCAAGTTTATTTTCAAGAAAATCTTCTAAAAAAATTAGTTCTGGTGTGATTCCTAAAGTAAAAAGGCAATCTTTAATCGAAAAGATGATGCTATATGTTAGAGGAAATTATTTTATACCAGATGCTCGTAAAAATTGGATACAACCTTCAGTGGCTTT
Coding sequences within:
- a CDS encoding DUF4834 family protein, which encodes MIQEASAMGLLRTVLIILLVYFGFKILARLFAPFLLRFVAKKAEHKFGEQFGGFQNQANQRQQQKQKEGETVIDKIPNQNRKSNDKVGEYIDYEEVE
- a CDS encoding transporter, which translates into the protein MRVLKSIFVLLISLSFTSTYAQYTEVINSNRPGVSKSAFSVGTGIVQFEAGAFSVSEEHVPLNYEVSGFGLDFAVRYGVLFEQLEFSLDGIYQNDNITFNSANVPVKDKRSNFRNFTLGAKYLVYDPYKNAEESKPNLYSYHDNKKFQWKSLIPAVAVYVGANFDTKNNPYTAPDVEGFSPKVMIATQNNFNGGWVFVMNLIKDRIGSEFSEFQYILTLTHSFTPQWVVFGEAQGISSDFYADNIFRVGGAYLWKKDFQLDANIAFNTKDTPSVFNIAFGASYRLDFHKDKKIDNGNSAKEEGKRKKRRKKKKNKTDDFDS
- a CDS encoding YfhO family protein, producing MSFSFKRLLPHILVLIGFVVLSLAYFSPVLQGKKINQSDIMHYIGMAQQQKEFAKSSGEETYWTNSAFGGMPTYQLGAKYPHNYIKKLDLSLRFLPRPADYLFLYFIGFYILLLSLKVDFKLAALGSLAFGFSTYMIIILGVGHNAKAHAIAYMPLVLAGIILTFRKKYIVGFLLTTVALGLEIVANHFQMTYYLMLLVIVLGIAYLIDAYRKKLVPHFFKSVGLLSIAAILAVGLNATNIMATQEYVKESSRGQSDLTINVDGSPKEVTSGLSRDYITEYSYGILETFNLYIPKFMGGGNREDVGKDSETYKAYINLGASPIEALDASRNAPMYWGDQTIVEAPAYVGAVIIFLFVLGLFLVKGRLKWWLVGGTILSLLLSYGKNFGFLTDLFIDYIPLYNKFRAVSSIQVILELCIPVLGIFALVRLFNDFEKDEEKFKALKHSVAITAGLALIFLVFKSTLFDFESFRDDQYIQAYGQPFIDAIIEDRKSLMSADTLRTLILVLLSAGTIYLFLKKKLSEKLVVIVFAVLLLFDLVSVDKEYVNNDNFVSAIKVDKPYQANSADKEILKDKGHYRVLDMSSEGQGKPGRAAYFHNSLFGYSAARMGRYNELLDFHVYKNNMNVINMLNTKYIIAEEQGQIFPYTNTDANGNAWFVSNTKVVNTANDEIVALDSLNTKTTAVLIQSVFSENALKSAYQVDSTASIQLKEHKPNYLKYESTNPSDGLAVFSENYYKQGWNAYIDGKLVPHLRVNYVLRALEIPQGKHTIEFKFEAQVVKTGSKVALASSVIFGILLLVGLFFEVKNSRT
- a CDS encoding SMI1/KNR4 family protein is translated as MNKSSEDILIIEKKIFELNSLDKTFKIFGSEDHKYEFSSSISENEVIEFEKTHNIILPSSYREFILKFGNSGCGPYYGLIKFKYGILNIPHSPKESEIIKLSKEMRFNTFWNLEDYSTENYQEWGNEYDDSKWSDGMLKICHEGCGYFINIVITGKERGNMWLDARVYDGGIFPVNYYKGKEKTNFTVWYLDWLNHSIDELSSKK